One Etheostoma spectabile isolate EspeVRDwgs_2016 chromosome 12, UIUC_Espe_1.0, whole genome shotgun sequence genomic window carries:
- the LOC116699509 gene encoding myomegalin isoform X1, protein MLDLKMKETCRICGRELCGNQRRWIFHPTPKLNLQVLLSHALGQELTRDGRGEFACSKCTFMLDRMYRFDTVIARVEALSIERLQRLLQEKHRLRQCIGGLYRKTNSEEGAVTSPGGDEGPGDGMVDISGLTHAKYCALLQDDLVYSLYESWADDGLDCQHHHQPQCPAGPGSEVTVAGSRRCLPSTPRKCRGCSYWRVADSDYEAVCKVPRKLARSISCGPSSRYSASVIGGSVTGGVGEKKNVEDSEEPPSSLTLVPGSQDPSRTSDSDRTLAGRASSSPSIASLETTEEYVQPGAVTDGPLSSPRDLADDRLSDSLSEEHMGAPHGQASPGPSLSLALCLLQSYAVYRPVMISKGSKLPVLLRRNSSNGGSRLGFPDSVLGMSIGTPEGEGHNHMPTPELDPPLIRLSDQDLNLAYMEDLLKDVYKEYPPPRPHQSLVEEQQSQLDQYECAAGQCVSELQKAQLQVQSLQAKIHQSEAKNMKLQEKLNEMECELRSIRQAAQSQERTIQDLTESISTKDNEAQELYQMMEEQNTTLCKLREMVHRNQLAQIKAPEGVSESMTLVQLQGELVGAQSSLFSLGLELEASQRSLRQSQRQGDDLARFKERLNADLQEAQQHREVTEKHNQDLRCALQKTRSELQAGEAALKEAEAERHTAVQETETRIAQLQCSLQDKEQQLQEYSEMLESAKPRDALLEKLRERIKDRDRALERSIDDKFRCVEEREGQVRRLQLALREKERDLERLRCILSNNEETITSLDPLVRGKELELEQAAEAYRNLQWLKQQSEEKGRNTLAEKDTIISQLQAALQTHSQEAQDLTAALVARVQAGPTEVVEELKARLALKEKLFQELLSDRSRQSNEHQAQVQNMLNTLSSKDQYLQDYSYRLSLVISERTVQLQELRRQLSSREQELRELRQDKERETGGETEHLRSLLKEKEAFIKELMQGQEEAMQPSTKESEAEMEALQEELQLVLKKEREAQKELSALHSSLARQQDVKDSTDHQCVLEQLVSEYNKLNDALRAEKKLYQNLTLIHTNSDSSEKIQALHTELDSIQALRRQLEEVLARTRNMALALERPAKRQPDFGELSTEEEEEEEKEEGDDEDSSSDEFTDSIEEDDNKVTARSLASIQVCETEVVTRALVSQRADVKQLEEVKKILEGQLEEIRSQLERDGYKSVAELRSALQRLQQENQSLKESRGLRNHRILNQEEEEEQEEDIEKEDEEGEMSPVPVGKPGHPCVSLSDERGKRHRKRPRCVTPRHLTHQPDTEVEPAGDSSEVGAVCQEIGEGLREEAARLSSNLALSHQENRELQERLMVSEATVHAQAEQLKDYRDLLTETSVQQASKQVQVDLQDLGYETCGRSENEAEREDASSPEFDDLEMCTSLSHQQDYEGVGGSWYAGSSNTGTYEMGDESASLQRLVQDLRSQLSRCHKVIRGLQLRVRSLSTTSDYASSLERTPRKVNWAFETSPAPSGVEEDEGWMSDTQGIRSRPKPSRELQELMTRVASLEAQLKSSRLEGKGQAEEGKCATWPGKYNSLIQAQARELSHLRQRMREGQGVCQILTQHLGDTTKAFEELLRANDIDYYMGQSFREQLAQSSALAQRVVTKISGREQAGSHDDETGHELLALRLSKELQQKDKIIESLHTKLQQRPETPSSCHALSETTDQSDRTSLVSDEYRTNEDLELCSDLDAREYQEEHRQRQPGHGSEQDVRPSIPPPHGFLKTSSSCPNMLCSAPVGLTSQSSRAIFSEPVSYSLSVPSGPAVWGREVTSDPRPRALSVIAVRPELDTLYKQMNWDFAVPHDKPLFPLSPGAHNQHDLSSYSHLSHNAFQQYQLGGIPEGHSLKSDSGLVTGGTLWDMENMVQQVGGYSGPSGHQQGSSHAGVNLIEEHLREVRCLRQRLEESIRTNERLRQQLEERLALTGRDGGAPTNIYIQGLDTVTQLSNEIRVLKEENVGLQSRLQASTDTCEEVVQLRETVFTARARLKQAELEAEQWKEELRRLQAHSQEQGQQIHALRQERQASQQKTNRLQHEVSLLQQQLCEGRELIHSLQSELQVYDRVCSSTKANKGYLCELPGLPVELGELLGEVRSLRAQLQNSVQENSALKQLELHKQLEQKLGVGSPRTPSLSALTASPQRENFYRRQLLHDPAPSPPVRDIGLFNCGSPGPPYSDLEDSHSTANADPLDPHSELEGEAPDGSFANRNGRHAIGHVDDFNALQQQVLEGRSLVQRMETTLQACLGPPLLESNQKHSNELVLDYGWVKSLLSNTKTLRQILEEAMSLLKMFWRAALPSTDPSIQNLKKEQCMQEEIVSLKLRMSEQEEVLKGTIQRLRSTSRTKENMEHFIVNQLSRTRDVLKKARTNLEKNELRLSSLSSSSSSPYAAEDPGCAAREGPADRGFLKAGAASGGAAYQRPAARKRSSQCLL, encoded by the exons ATGCTTGATCTCAAGATGAAGGAGACGTGTCGCATCTGTGGACGGGAGCTCTGCGGTAACCAGCGGCGATGGATCTTCCACCCTACCCCCAAGCTCAACCTGCAGGTGCTGCTGTCTCACGCTCTGGGCCAGGAGCTGACCCGGGACGGCAGAGGGGAGTTCGCCTGCTCCAAGTGCACCTTCATGCTGGACCGCATGTACCGCTTCGACACAGTGATCGCCCGAGTGGAGGCCCTCTCCATCGAGAGGTTGCAGCGGCTCCTGCAGGAGAAACACCGGCTGAGGCAGTGCATCGGTGGGCTCTACCGGAAAACTAACTCAGAGGAGGGTGCGGTAACATCTCCTGGGGGCGATGAAGGACCAGGAGATGGGATGGTGGACATTTCAGGTCTCACTCACGCAAAGTACTGCGCCCTGCTCCAGGATGATCTGGTCTACTCTTTGTATGAGTCCTGGGCCGACGATGGCCTGGACTGTCAACACCACCACCAACCTCAGTGTCCTGCTGGTCCAGGGTCCGAGGTTACAGTGGCAGGCTCGCGTCGGTGTCTTCCCAGCACTCCCAGGAAGTGTCGGGGATGTTCCTACTGGCGGGTGGCGGACTCTGACTATGAAGCTGTCTGTAAGGTGCCCAGGAAGCTGGCACGTAGCATTTCCTGTGGGCCGTCATCCAGATATTCAGCCAGTGTTATTGGAGGGAGTGTGACTGGAGgagtgggagaaaaaaaaaatgtggaagaTTCAGAAGAACCCCCTTCCTCTTTAACTCTGGTCCCTGGTTCTCAGGACCCCTCGAGGACATCAGACAGTGATCGCACCCTGGCTGGACGAGCCAGCTCCAGCCCCTCTATAGCATCCTTAGAGACGACTGAGGAATATGTTCAGCCTGGAGCCGTTACAGATGGGCCGCTGAGCTCCCCCAGGGATCTAGCAGATGACCGGCTATCTGACTCCCTCTCTGAGGAACACATGGGGGCCCCACATGGCCAAGCCTCACCTGGACCCAGCCTCTCTCTGGCACTCTGTTTGCTGCAGAGCTACGCTGTCTACCGGCCAGTCATGATCTCTAAGGGGAGCAAGCTGCCTGTGCTGCTCCGACGGAACTCCAGTAATGGAGGTTCAAGGCTGGGCTTCCCTGATTCTGTTCTGGGAATGTCTATTGGAACTCCAGAGGGAGAAGGACACAACCACATGCCAACACCTGAGCTGGATCCCCCTCTGATCAGGCTCAGTGATCAGGATCTGAACCTGGCTTACATGGAAGATTTGTTGAAAGATGTGTACAAAGAGTATCCTCCCCCACGTCCTCATCAG AGTCTTGTTGAGGAGCAGCAGAGTCAACTGGACCAGTATGAGTGTGCAGCCGGCCAGTGTGTCAGCGAGCTTCAGAAGGCCCAGCTACAGGTCCAGTCCCTGCAGGCCAAGATCCACCAGAGCGAGGCCAAAAATATG AAGCTGCAGGAGAAGCTGAACGAGATGGAGTGTGAGCTGCGTTCGATCCGCCAGGCGGCTCAGAGTCAAGAAAGAACCATTCAGGATCTCACAGAGTCCATCAGCACCAAAGACAACGAG GCCCAGGAGCTGTACCAGATGATGGAAGAGCAGAACACCACGCTGTGTAAACTGAGGGAAATGGTCCACCGCAACCAGCTTGCTCAAATCAAG GCTCCAGAGGGGGTCAGCGAGTCCATGACACTCGTCCAGCTGCAGGGCGAGCTGGTAGGGGCGCAAAGCTCCTTGTTCTCCCTTGGTCTGGAGCTGGAGGCCAGCCAGAGGAGTCTCAGACAGAGCCAGAGGCAGGGAGATGACCTGGCGAGGTTCAAGGAAAGACTCAACGCTGATTTACAGGAGGCGCAGCAACACAGGGAGGTCACCGAAAAGCACAACCAG GACCTGCGCTGTGCCCTTCAGAAAACTCGCTCGGAGCTTCAGGCCGGGGAAGCCGCTCTGAAGGAGGCCGAGGCGGAGAGACACACCGCGGTGCAGGAAACGGAGACGCGCATCGCACAGCTCCAGTGCTCTCTGCAGGACAAGGAACAACAGCTACAg GAGTACTCAGAGATGTTGGAGTCAGCCAAACCAAGAGATGCCCTGCTGGAGAAATTACGAGAGCGTATTAAAGATAGAGACAGAGCTCTGGag CGCTCCATCGATGACAAATTCCGCTGTGTGGAGGAGCGTGAGGGCCAGGTTCGGAGGCTGCAGCTGGCCCTCAGGGAGAAGGAACGAGACCTGGAGAGACTGCGATGCATCCTGTCCAACAACGAGGAGACCATAACG AGTCTGGACCCCTTGGTGCGTGGCAAAGAGCTGGAGCTAGAGCAGGCGGCGGAGGCCTACAGGAATCTCCAGTGGCTGAAGCAGCAGAGCGAGGAGAAGGGGAGAAACACCCTGGCAGAGAAAGACACCATCATCAGCCAGCTACAGGCCGCTCTGCAGACACACAGCCAGGAGgcacag gatcTGACAGCTGCCCTGGTTGCCAGAGTTCAGGCCGGTCCCACTGAGGTTGTGGAGGAGTTGAAGGCTCGGCTGGCACTGAAAGAGAAACTCTTTCAGGAACTGCTGTCGGACCGCAGCCGTCAGTCCAACGAACACCAAGCCCAGGTCCAGAACATGCTGAACACTCTCAGCTCCAAAGACCAGTACCTGCAG GACTACTCGTACAGGCTCTCCCTTGTGATCAGCGAGCGGACCGTCCAGCTGCAAGAGCTGCGCAGACAGCTGTCGTCGAGGGAGCAGGAGCTGCGCGAGCTGAGACaggacaaggagagagagacgggaGGAGAGACGGAACATCTGCGGAGCCTGCTCAAAGAGAAAGAAGCCTTTATCAAG GAGCTGATGCAGGGCCAGGAGGAGGCGATGCAGCCGTCCACTAAAGAGAGTGAGGCAGAGATGGAGGCTCTCCAGGAGGAGTTACAGCTGGTGCtgaagaaggagagggaggcTCAG AAGGAGCTCTCTGCTCTGCATTCATCTTTGGCTCGCCAGCAGGACGTTAAGGACAGCACTGATCATCAA TGTGTGCTAGAGCAGCTTGTGTCAGAGTACAACAAGCTGAATGATGCCCTGAGGGCGGAGAAGAAGTTATACCAGAATCTCACGCTCATTCACACCAACAGTGACAG ttcTGAGAAGATCCAGGCCCTCCACACCGAGCTAGACTCGATTCAGGCACTCCGCCGACAGCTGGAGGAGGTCCTGGCCAGGACCCGTAACATGGCCCTGGCGCTGGAACGGCCCGCTAAAAGGCAGCCTGACTTTGGAG AGCTCAgcacagaggaggaagaggaggaggagaaggaggagggagacGATGAAGATAGCAGCAGTGACGAGTTCACGGACAGCATAGAGGAGGATGATAACAAAGTGACGGCCAGAAGTTTGGCCTCCATTCAG GTTTGTGAAACTGAGGTTGTGACTAGAGCGCTGGTGTCACAGAGAGCTGATGTCAAGCAGCTTGAGGAAGTGAAGAAGATACTTGAAGGCCAGCTTGAAGAAATAAGATCCCAACTGGAGAGGGATGGATACAAATCCGTGGCTGAGCTGAG GAGTGCACTGCAGAGGCTGCAGCAGGAGAACCAGTCTCTGAAAGAAAGCCGAGGACTGAGGAATCACAGGATTCTGAatcaggaagaggaagaagagcaggaggaggatATTGagaaagaagatgaagaggggGAAATGTCTCCAGTGCCGGTGGGGAAGCCAGGTCACCCGTGTGTTAGTCTGAGTGACGAGCGAGGGAAGAGGCACCGCAAGAGGCCACGCTGTGTGACGCCCCGTCATCTCACACACCAGCCTGACACG GAGGTGGAGCCTGCTGGTGACAGCAGTGAGGTGGGGGCGGTCTGCCAGGAAATAGGGGAAGGACTCCGTGAAGAGGCGGCCCGCCTGAGCTCCAATCTGGCTCTGAGTCACCAGGAGAACAGAGAGCTGCAAGAAAGGCTGATGGTGTCTGAGGCCACGGTCCACGCTCAAGCTGAACAACTGAAGGACTACAGGGATCTGCTCA CGGAGACATCGGTCCAGCAGGCCAGTAAGCAAGTGCAGGTGGATCTCCAGGATCTGGGTTATGAGACTTGTGGTCGCAGTGAGAACGAAGCTGAGAGAGAAGACGCCAGCAGCCCAG AGTTTGACGACCTGGAGATGTGCACGTCACTGTCCCATCAACAAGACTACGAGGGTGTGGGGGGTAGCTGGTACGCTGGCAGCAGCAACACAGGCACTTATGAAATGGGGGATGAGTCAGCCTCTCTCCAGCGTCTGGTCCAGGATCTCCGCTCCCAGCTGAGCCGCTGCCACAAGGTGATCCGTGGGCTGCAGCTGCGTGTCCGCTCCCTGTCTACCACCAGCGACTACGCCTCCAGCCTGGAGCGAACCCCACGCAAG GTAAACTGGGCCTTTGAGACATCACCAGCCCCCAGCGGTGTGGAAGAGGATGAAGGCTGGATGTCTGACACCCAAGGGATTCGCTCAAGGCCTAAGCCCAGCAGGGAACTGCAAGAACTGATGACACGAGTTGCATCACTTGAGGCTCAGCTGAAGAGCTCCAGGCTGGAGGGCAAAGGCCAAGCAGAGGAGGGGAAATGTGCCACCTGGCCTGG GAAGTACAACTCTCTGATCCAGGCACAAGCTCGCGAGCTGTCCCACCTGAGGCAGAGGATGAGAGAGGGGCAAGGAGTCTGTCAAATCCTCACCCAGCACCTGGGTGATACCACCAAG GCCTTTGAGGAGCTGCTGCGGGCCAATGATATCGATTACTACATGGGTCAAAGCTTTAGAGAGCAGTTGGCCCAGAGCTCTGCCCTGGCACAGAGAGTGGTCACCAAGATCAGTGGAC GTGAACAGGCAGGGAGCCATGATGACGAGACCGGCCACGAGTTGCTAGCCCTGCG GCTGAGTAAGGAGCTTCAGCAGAAAGATAAAATCATCGAGTCACTCCACACCAAGCTCCAGCAGCGCCCGGAGACCCCGTCCAGCTGCCATGCTCTCTCTGAGACCACCGACCAATCAGACAGAACGTCCCTGGTGTCCGACGAGTACAGAACCAACGAAGACCTGGAGCTGTGCTCCGATTTAGACGCCAGAGAATATCAGGAGGAGCACCGGCAGCGCCAACCAGGACACGGCTCCGAACAAGACG TCCGTCCATCTATCCCTCCTCCTCATGGCTTCCTCAAGACCTCCAGCAGCTGTCCCAACATGCTTTGCTCAGCCCCTGTGGGTTTGACCAGTCAGTCCTCCAGAG CCATTTTCAGTGAGCCTGTCTCCTACTCCCTGTCTGTCCCCTCTGGCCCGGCCGTCTGGGGTAGAGAAGTCACTTCTGACCCCCGGCCCAGGGCCCTGTCTGTGATCGCTGTTCGCCCAGAGCTGGACACGCTGTACAAACAGATGAACTGGG actTTGCAGTTCCCCATGACAAGCCTCTGTTCCCTCTCTCACCGGGTGCCCACAACCAGCACGACCTCTCCAGCTACAGCCATCTATCCCATAATGCCTTTCAACAGTATCAGCTGGGGGGCATTCCCGAAGGCCACTCGCTGAAGTCTGACTCAGGTCTAGTGACGGGAGGGACTTTGTGGGACATGGAGAACATGGTTCAGCAGGTCGGAGGCTACTCTGGACCATCGGGACACCAGCAAGGAAGCAGCCACGCAG GGGTAAATTTGATAGAGGAGCACCTGCGGGAGGTGAGGTGTCTCCGTCAGCGTCTGGAGGAGTCCATCAGGACCAATGAGAGGCTCCGACAGCAGCTGGAAGAGAGACTGGCCTTGACTGGGCGTGATGGAG GGGCACCAACAAACATCTACATTCAGGGTCTGGACACAGTCACTCAACTGTCCAATGAGATCAGAGTCCTGAAGGAAGAAAACGTGGGTCTACAGTCACGCCTGCAGGCCAGTACAG ACACATGTGAGGAGGTGGTGCAGTTGCGGGAGACGGTGTTTACGGCACGTGCCCGCCTGAAACAAGCAGAGCTGGAGGCAGAGCAGTGGAAAGAGGAGCTAAGACGGCTTCAGGCTCACAGCCAGGAGCAGGGACAGCAGATACACGCATTGAGGCAGGAACGGCAGGCCAGTCAGCAGAAAACCAACAG GCTCCAGCATGAGGTGTCtctcctgcagcagcagctgtgtgAGGGCAGAGAGCTCATCCACTCCCTGCAGAGCGAACTACAAGTGTACGATCGAGTGTGTTCCAGCACAAAAGCCAACAAAG GCTACCTGTGTGAGCTCCCGGGTCTGCCGGTGGAGCTGGGGGAGCTGCTCGGGGAGGTGAGGAGCCTGCGAGCCCAGCTCCAAAACAGCGTCCAGGAGAACAGTGCTCTCAAACAACTGGAGCTCCACAAGCAGCTGGAGCAGAAGCTGGGCGTGGGCTCTCCTCGGACCCCCTCCCTCTCCGCTCTCACTGCCAGCCCTCAGAGAGAGAACTTCTACAGGCGACAGCTGCTGCACG ACCCAGCTCCGTCTCCACCCGTCAGGGACATTGGTCTGTTTAACTGTGGGTCCCCCGGTCCTCCCTACTCAGACCTGGAGGATAGCCATAGCACTGCCAATG CAGACCCTCTTGACCCTCACTCTGAGCTGGAGGGGGAGGCCCCAGACGGATCGTTTGCGAACCGTAACGGCCGCCACGCCATCGGTCATGTGGATGACTTCAACGCTCTTCAGCAGCAAGTCCTAGAGGGACGGAGCCTCGTCCAGCGCATGGAGACAACCCTGCAGGCCTGCCTCGGCCCGCCGCTGCTGGAGAGCAACCAGAAGCACAGCAACGAGCTG GTCCTGGACTATGGATGGGTAAAAAGTCTGCTGTCCAACACCAAGACTCTGAGGCAGATCCTGGAAGAGGCGATGTCTCTCCTGAAGATGTTCTGGAGAGCTGCTCTACCCAGCACTGATCCCTCCATCCAGAACCTTAAGAAG gagcaGTGTATGCAGGAGGAGATTGTGTCTCTGAAACTGCGTATGTCAGAGCAGGAAGAGGTTCTTAAGGGGACGATTCAGAGACTGAGGAGCACCAGCCGCACCAAGGAGAACATGGAGCACTTCATAGTCAACCAGT